A region of the Cyanobacteria bacterium GSL.Bin1 genome:
GGTACAGTGGAGGAAGCATATTTTTGATGGGGTTGCTCACTCAAGCAACCTTTTTTTCGGAACAGGGGTCGGCTTAAAAGCATACCATACCTGCCTCACATGTTCCTTGTCATCCCTTAAGGATCAAAGATATGATTAATGGACTTTTTATCCTATTGGAAGACCAATATGGCGTCGGCGATGTGATTACGGCGAATGGCGAAATGGGATTAGTGGAAAGAATGAACTTGCGTATCACTCATCCTCACTGATTGCTTCCGCATAAGCAGAACTTAAATAAGGCTTGAATTCAGTTTGCTGCTGGAGGTGGGTCTCAAAGAAAGCTAAGCTCAGGGCTTTGATATAGTAACGCCCTAAATCAGGTCGGGGACTCCTGAGCAGGGCAGGCATTTGCGCGTTGATTACATCGGAACTCATGGAGGAGTGAGTTCCCGGAACCATGAGCGCCAAGTATTTGTTTTCACTTCCCAGCCAGATAAAGGGATGGATTTGTTCCTCGATCGCGGGGGCGAGCCGATCGTTGCTCCCGGAAATCATCATTGCCCGAATCTCGATTTGCTCCATACTTTCAGGACCAAGCGCGGTGCTAGTAATGGGGTTGACGGCAATGACCGCTTGGATGCGGGGATCGCGTAAAGTTACGTTTCTCGTCGGCAGATAGTCAGCTCGACATTGCAGGATCACAGAAGGATTCAGCGTCAGATTCATAGCTGCGCACGTATCGAGTCGCAGATCGTTGAGCGGGGCGCCGGCGACGGCAAGGGCGGTATAGCCACCGAAGGAATGACCCATGATCCCCACTTGTTCTAGATTGAGGCGTTGCCAAAATGGGTCTTGGGCTGCCAGTGCTTCTAACTCATCAAGGAGGTAACGAATATCGAGGGGGCGATTAATGAATTCAATCGGGCTAACCGCGTTGCTTAATTCCCCTCTTAGGGCAGCTTGTTGGTAATTCTTATCGCTACCGATGTGATCGGGAACTGCCACGG
Encoded here:
- a CDS encoding mechanosensitive ion channel codes for the protein MPASHVPCHPLRIKDMINGLFILLEDQYGVGDVITANGEMGLVERMNLRITHPH